The Actinomycetota bacterium genomic sequence GGCCGTGCCCTCCGTGCTCGCGGCGACCGCGTCCGCCATGTCGGCTATGCCACATCCACGACGGCCGACCGCATCGCGCAGCAGCCGAGCGCGACGGCGACGGGCAGCGCCGCGATGTGGCACGGCGCGGTCTCGACGTGCACCGCGAGCGCGGTCGTACGCCCGCCCATGCCCGCGGGGCCGATGCCGAGCGCATTGACCGCCGCGAGCAGCTCCGCCT encodes the following:
- a CDS encoding fumarate hydratase — protein: AELLAAVNALGIGPAGMGGRTTALAVHVETAPCHIAALPVAVALGCCAMRSAVVDVA